One Aquisediminimonas profunda genomic region harbors:
- the ndhC gene encoding NADH-quinone oxidoreductase subunit A — MSSVAAGYLPILLFLAVALILSSAFVFLPMIVARLTGAHNPTPEKLAEYECGFPAFEGSRAQFDVRFYLVAILFIIFDLEAAFLFPWAVSLKHIGWAGWAAMMIFLAELVLGLVYAWKKGALEWE; from the coding sequence ATGTCTTCGGTTGCTGCCGGATATTTGCCGATCCTGTTGTTCCTTGCCGTTGCACTGATCCTGTCTTCTGCCTTTGTTTTCCTGCCGATGATCGTGGCTCGCTTGACAGGTGCACATAATCCGACGCCCGAGAAGCTGGCGGAATATGAATGCGGATTTCCGGCGTTCGAAGGCAGTCGCGCGCAGTTTGACGTTCGTTTCTACCTTGTCGCGATCCTCTTCATCATTTTCGACCTCGAGGCTGCGTTCCTCTTCCCTTGGGCAGTCAGCCTCAAGCACATTGGCTGGGCGGGTTGGGCCGCGATGATGATTTTCCTCGCCGAACTGGTACTTGGCCTTGTCTACGCGTGGAAGAAGGGAGCGCTCGAATGGGAGTAG
- a CDS encoding NADH-quinone oxidoreductase subunit C, translating to MSHSAPRYASNDGVIDAAREALGVDLLDAVEANGEIALTVRREELLGCMMQLRDTLDYQQLMEIAGVDWPDHEPRFEVVYCLLSVTKNHRIRVHVWTNEDQPVPSVTGIWPVAGWLEREVFDMYGVLFEGNTDLRRILTDYGFTGHPQRKDFPLTGYVELRYSEEHKRVMYEPVQLAQDFRNFDFMSPWEGADYILPGDEKGDAK from the coding sequence GTGAGCCATTCCGCCCCCCGCTATGCCTCGAATGATGGCGTGATTGATGCAGCGCGCGAGGCGCTTGGCGTTGATTTGCTTGATGCTGTCGAAGCGAATGGCGAAATCGCGCTGACCGTGCGGCGCGAAGAACTCCTCGGCTGCATGATGCAGCTGCGTGATACGCTCGACTATCAGCAGCTGATGGAAATCGCCGGCGTGGACTGGCCCGATCACGAACCGCGCTTCGAAGTGGTCTATTGTCTGCTGAGTGTCACGAAGAACCACCGCATTCGCGTCCATGTCTGGACGAACGAGGATCAGCCAGTGCCATCGGTGACGGGCATCTGGCCGGTTGCAGGCTGGCTCGAGCGTGAAGTGTTCGACATGTATGGCGTCCTGTTCGAGGGCAATACCGATCTGCGGCGCATCCTGACCGACTATGGCTTTACCGGCCATCCACAGCGCAAGGATTTTCCGCTGACCGGCTATGTCGAACTCCGCTATTCCGAAGAACACAAGCGCGTGATGTATGAGCCTGTCCAGCTGGCTCAGGACTTCCGCAACTTTGATTTCATGAGCCCCTGGGAAGGCGCCGACTATATCCTTCCCGGCGATGAGAAGGGGGACGCGAAATGA
- a CDS encoding YbjN domain-containing protein has protein sequence MRRIAILVAALFSFSGTAHAQMVRAQDPSSVVRALQGAGYKAEMTKDESGDPLIRSTSSGSNFAIFFFGCTKNVDCRTIQFFAGYDRDKSPSLSQMNDWNSRKRFGRAYISDKGAARIEMDVDLDDGGISTKLFEDNLEFWVLLMAQFEKHIDS, from the coding sequence ATGAGAAGAATTGCCATTTTGGTCGCGGCGTTGTTCAGCTTTTCCGGCACCGCGCATGCCCAAATGGTTCGCGCCCAGGATCCGTCCTCGGTGGTCCGAGCACTTCAGGGCGCTGGCTACAAGGCAGAGATGACCAAGGATGAGAGCGGCGATCCCCTGATCCGCAGCACGTCATCCGGCTCCAATTTTGCGATCTTCTTTTTCGGCTGCACCAAGAATGTCGACTGCCGCACGATCCAGTTCTTTGCTGGCTATGATCGCGACAAGTCGCCGTCGCTCAGTCAGATGAACGATTGGAACAGCAGGAAGCGATTTGGCCGGGCTTATATCTCGGACAAGGGCGCGGCTCGGATCGAAATGGACGTCGATCTCGATGACGGTGGGATCAGCACCAAACTTTTCGAGGACAATCTTGAATTCTG
- a CDS encoding NuoB/complex I 20 kDa subunit family protein — protein sequence MGVELAAPPPGTLPEASFFNGLNDELSNKGFLVVGTEELFQWARTGSLWWMTFGLACCAVEMIHVNMPRYDLERFGAAPRASPRQSDVMIVAGTLCNKMAPALRRVYDQMSDPKYVISMGSCANGGGYYHYSYSVVRGCDRIVPVDIYVPGCPPTAEALLYGIMQLQRKIRRVGTIER from the coding sequence ATGGGAGTAGAACTCGCAGCACCCCCTCCGGGCACTTTGCCCGAGGCGAGCTTCTTCAACGGCCTGAACGATGAGCTGTCCAACAAGGGATTTCTGGTCGTCGGCACTGAAGAGCTGTTCCAATGGGCCCGCACAGGGTCGCTGTGGTGGATGACGTTCGGCCTAGCCTGCTGTGCGGTCGAAATGATCCATGTGAACATGCCGCGTTATGATCTCGAACGCTTTGGCGCGGCTCCGCGGGCATCGCCGCGGCAGTCGGACGTGATGATCGTCGCTGGCACATTGTGCAACAAGATGGCTCCAGCGCTGCGACGTGTCTACGACCAGATGTCCGACCCCAAATATGTGATCTCGATGGGCAGCTGCGCCAATGGCGGCGGCTATTACCACTACAGCTACAGCGTCGTGCGCGGTTGTGACCGTATCGTGCCGGTGGATATCTACGTGCCCGGCTGCCCGCCAACGGCCGAGGCGCTGCTCTATGGCATCATGCAGTTGCAGCGGAAGATCCGCCGCGTGGGGACGATCGAACGGTGA